A stretch of the Orcinus orca chromosome 1, mOrcOrc1.1, whole genome shotgun sequence genome encodes the following:
- the FAM78B gene encoding protein FAM78B isoform X2, with amino-acid sequence MESHRSSWELPDLREGRVKAISDSDGVSYPWYGNTTETVTLVGPTNKISRFSVSMNDNFYPSVTWAVPVSDSNVPLLTRIKRDQSFTTWLVAMNTTTKEKIILQTIKWRMRVDIEVDPLQLLGQRARLVGRTQQEQPRILSRMEPIPPNALVKPNANDAQVLMWRPKRGPPLVVIPPK; translated from the coding sequence GTCAAGCTGGGAACTGCCTGACTTGAGGGAAGGGAGAGTAAAAGCCATCAGTGACTCAGATGGGGTGAGCTACCCTTGGTACGGGAACACCACAGAAACTGTGACCCTGGTTGGCCCCACCAACAAGATCTCCAGGTTCTCCGTCAGCATGAATGACAATTTCTACCCCAGTGTGACATGGGCAGTGCCAGTGAGTGACAGCAATGTGCCACTGCTCACGAGGATCAAGAGGGACCAAAGTTTCACTACCTGGCTGGTGGCCATGAACACCACCACGAAAGAGAAGATCATTCTGCAGACGATCAAGTGGAGGATGAGGGTGGACATTGAGGTGGACCCTCTTCAGCTCTTGGGGCAACGGGCCCGGCTGGTGGGCAGGACTCAGCAGGAGCAGCCCCGGATCCTGAGCCGGATGGAACCTATCCCCCCCAACGCACTAGTGAAACCCAATGCCAACGATGCCCAGGTCCTCATGTGGAGGCCCAAGCGGGGGCCACCTCTGGTTGTGATCCCTCCTAAGTAG